The segment CTCTACCAACCCTCCGTGAAGCTCCTCCGCAAGCAGCGCGTGGGCGCCCGGATCTGCCGCCAGTATGATCGCCCGCAAACGCCCTTCGATCGGCTCCTGGCCTCAGGGGTCGGCGACCCGGCCGCCCTCCGCGCCTTGCAGGGTCTCCGCGCTCGCCTGGATCCCTTTGCCCTGGCGGCCGCCATCGACCGCAAACTCCAGCGGATCTATCGGCTCGCCAATCGTCGGCACACGACCCTGCCGCCCCCTGCCGCCCCCTGCCGTCAGCGCGCGCTTCACCCCACGCCCCCGTCACTGGAACAACGATTGGCTCTTCCCCACCCGCCCGCACCGTCGCAGCCGCGCTAGGGCCCCGGTAAGAATTTAAATGACGCGACGATCCCCCTCCCGGTTAGATTCTTAAATGAGTTGACACGGGCGAGGGACACCCTATACTGAGGCCGTCCATGCACCCGGTGCTCGTGCGACTCGGCCCGTTCCTCCTCCGCTGGTACGGCGCCATGATGGCCCTGGCGATGACCCTCGGCGTCGCGTTGACCGCCCGCTTCGGCGAGCGGTTTGGGATCGCGAGATCCCTGATCGTCGATTCGCTGGCGTTCCCCTTTCTGGCCACGCTCCTGGTCGGGGCGCGCGTCGGATACGTCGTGTCGCATCCGCAGGAGTTCCTGGGCGACCCTCTGGCGATCATTCGCCCCCCGTATGCCGGGTTGGCCTCCCACGGCGCGATTGCGTTCGGGCTCGCCTTCCTCGCGCTTTGGTGCCGTCGCCACCGGGTACCGATCTGGCGGCTCACCGATGCGATGGCGCCGGCGATCCTCGTGGCGATCATCCTCGTGCGGTGGGGGAATCTCATGAACGGGGAGCTGTACGGCGATCCCACGACGCTCCCCTGGGGGATCGTCTTTCCGGGGGTGTCGGGGGGGGCGCGCCACCCGCTCCAGCTCTACGAGATGGCGGGGACCGCGCTCATCCTCGCCTGGATCGTCCGGGCCGGGGGGCGACGTCCGTACGACGGCTGGTTGTTTTGGACGGCAATGATCGCGTCGTCGACCCTGCGGTTTCTCCTCGACCTGCTGCGCAGCGCGGACCGCACCGCGGCGTTTCTGACCTGGGGGCAGATGGCGGCCCTGGTCCTGATCATCTGGGGGATGTGGTTCCTCCGCTCGCACCACGCCGCCGACCGCGCCGGCTAGCCGTGCTGCCACTCGATGCCGAAACCTCCCCGCGGCAGCCGCCAATCGATGTTCCGGTAGGGGCAGCCGAGCACGCAGGATGTGCACTCGACGCAGTTGTCGTGGGACACCACGATCTTTTCGCTGTCCCAGACGTAGACGTTCGCCGGACAGAAGGTCGTGCAGGGTCTCTTCCACCGCGTCCCGCAGGCCTCCAGGCAGACCCGCTGGTCCGTGATGCTGATGTGCGACCGCTTGTCGTGTTTCCACCGCAGCATGTAGAGCTTCTCCTCGATTTTCATCCCATCGCCCTCCACCCTTCGTACGCATCGCGGATCAGGCGCCACCACGGCCGCCGGGCGAGCAGCCGGCGGAGGATGCGGCGCTGCTTCTCACGTTTGCCCATACCGTCCACGGTCAACATCTCGTGGATCGCCTCGCTCAGCAGCTCCGGGTAGATCGCCAGCAGCTCGGCGCGCCGCTCGACCAGGTCGGGCAGGCGCTCGTACTTCCGGAGATCCTGGAGGACGAAGGAGGCCTCCAGCAGCTCCCGGTACTGGGACAGCGTCCGGGCGGACCAGTCCCCGCTCCGCTTCGCCTGGATCGCGGTCTCCCCGGCCATGCGCCCGGCGGCCATCGCCAGGTTGCTCCCCTCGCGGTGGAGGTTATTCACCATCATCGCCGCGTCCCCCACGACCATCACGCCGTCGTCGAAGAGGCGCGGCATCGCCCGGAAGCCGCCTTCCGGGATCGCATGCGCCAGGTACTCGCGGACCGCGCCGCCCCGCAGGAGGGGGGCGACCATCGGATGCCCCTTGAACCCTTCCAGCAGATCCCAGGGGGTGATCCGGGTCTCCATGAACTGGGAGATGAGCGCGCCGATCCCGACGGACAACGACTCGCGGTTCGTGTAGATGAAGCCGTACCCCGCCATCCCGCGGGTCACCGCGCCGTAGACCTCAATCGTCGCGCCGATCCCCGGCTCGAGCGTGAACCGCTCCTCGATCGCTTCTGCCGGCAGCGCGATGATCTCCTTCACCACCAGCGCCATCTCGTTGGGCGCCAGCGGTCGGCTCAGCCCGGCCTTCTGCGCGAGGAACGAGTTCGCCCCGTCGGCGATCACCACGAGGGGGGCGCGCAGGTCCCCGTCCTCGCGGCCGGTGCGGACCCCCACGACCCGACCGCGCTCCCGGATCACATCCTCGACGGTGGTTCCGGGAATCAGCAGGACGCCCGCGGCCTCCGCCTGCTCCGCAAACCAGGCGTCAAAGGGGACCCGCAGGACGGTGAACGCGTTGGGAGGCTCGGTGGAATGGGGAAGGTGTTTGTGGCCCGCGGTCACCGCGCTGTCGGCGGTGGTGAGCCACAGCCGCTCATCGGTGACGACCCGCTCCATCGGCGCGCTCTTCCAAAACTCCGGCACGACGTCGGCCAGCATCCGCCCGTACATCACGCCGCCCATGACGTTCTTCACGCCCGGCCGCTCGCCGCGCTCGAAGAGCACGACGCTGAGGCCGGCGCGCGCCATCGTCAGCGCGGCCGACACGCCGCCGGGGCCCGCCCCTACCACGATCGCATCGAACTCCGGGTCGGAAGCCACGGCCCG is part of the bacterium genome and harbors:
- a CDS encoding FAD-dependent oxidoreductase, whose translation is MASDPEFDAIVVGAGPGGVSAALTMARAGLSVVLFERGERPGVKNVMGGVMYGRMLADVVPEFWKSAPMERVVTDERLWLTTADSAVTAGHKHLPHSTEPPNAFTVLRVPFDAWFAEQAEAAGVLLIPGTTVEDVIRERGRVVGVRTGREDGDLRAPLVVIADGANSFLAQKAGLSRPLAPNEMALVVKEIIALPAEAIEERFTLEPGIGATIEVYGAVTRGMAGYGFIYTNRESLSVGIGALISQFMETRITPWDLLEGFKGHPMVAPLLRGGAVREYLAHAIPEGGFRAMPRLFDDGVMVVGDAAMMVNNLHREGSNLAMAAGRMAGETAIQAKRSGDWSARTLSQYRELLEASFVLQDLRKYERLPDLVERRAELLAIYPELLSEAIHEMLTVDGMGKREKQRRILRRLLARRPWWRLIRDAYEGWRAMG
- a CDS encoding 4Fe-4S dicluster domain-containing protein, which gives rise to MKIEEKLYMLRWKHDKRSHISITDQRVCLEACGTRWKRPCTTFCPANVYVWDSEKIVVSHDNCVECTSCVLGCPYRNIDWRLPRGGFGIEWQHG
- a CDS encoding prolipoprotein diacylglyceryl transferase — protein: MHPVLVRLGPFLLRWYGAMMALAMTLGVALTARFGERFGIARSLIVDSLAFPFLATLLVGARVGYVVSHPQEFLGDPLAIIRPPYAGLASHGAIAFGLAFLALWCRRHRVPIWRLTDAMAPAILVAIILVRWGNLMNGELYGDPTTLPWGIVFPGVSGGARHPLQLYEMAGTALILAWIVRAGGRRPYDGWLFWTAMIASSTLRFLLDLLRSADRTAAFLTWGQMAALVLIIWGMWFLRSHHAADRAG